The genomic stretch GTTATCGTTTCCACGGGATACACGCAGACGACTCAAAAAAGAACCACGGGTTCCGTGGCCGTGGTAGGCAGAGAGGTGTTTGAAAATAAAGTCCCCACATCGATCGATCAATTATTGCAGGGACAGGTGGCTGGTGTGAGTATCGTGGCTAAATCCGGTCGTCCGGGTGAATCGGCCAAGATTCGGATTCGGGGGACAAATACGCTTACCGGGGATGCAGAACCTTTGTGGGTTATTGATGGGGTACCTTTGCAACGTAATATACCGAGTATTGAAAAAGGACGAATTAAAGCGGGTGATTTTAATGATATTTTTGCTAACGGTATCGCCGGGATAAATCCGAATGATATTGAGAATATTACCATATTGAAAGATGCTTCTGCTGCTGCAATCTACGGATCAAGAGCTGCGGGTGGAGTTATCGTTATTACAACGAAAAGAGGTAAAGTCGGGAAAATGGCGGTGAATTATTCGGCTAATTTTTCGATGGTAATGAAACCGCAAAGGGATGGTGATTTGATGAATTCAAAACAAAAATTGGCTTGGGAGCAGGAGTTGTGGGATGAATTCTCGGCAGATGGGTTTACGAACGGATCGTATTATCCAGTGGTCGGTATTGTCGGTATGTTACGGGCCAATAAGTTGGGGAAGGACGGTAAGGTATGGACTGACGAGGGATTTGAACCGATGAGTGCGGCGGAGCAAGATGCGTATATTGCAGATTTGTCTAAAACCACGACGAATTGGTTTGACGAGTTGTTCCGGACGGCTTTTTCAATGAATCACTACTTGTCTTTGTCCGGAGGAACGGATGTCGCAACGTACTATGTCTCGTTTGGTTATTCGAAGGATAATGGAATACTGAAGAAGGTTTCTTATGATCGATACAGTTTGTCAACTAAGGTGAAATTGAATCCTCATGAGCGGGTTTCGGTAGATTTGGGAGTTGATTTTTCTCAGCAGAAATCAGATGGATCTTCATTGAACGTGAATCCTTTCCAATATGCTTATTTTGCCAATCCTTATGAGAAGCCATATAATGAAGACGGCTCGTACAGACCGGATTATACTTATTATAATCTGAATCAGATTAATGGAGGAAGAGAGGCCATACTTCCTGCCAACGGGTATAATATTATGCGGGAAATTAACGAAACGTCGAGTGTTGCGGATGATTATGCCGCCAATTTGATGTTGAGTCTGAATTATATAATTTCTTCAAAGTTCCGTTTTTCCGGTTTGGTTTCGTATAGTTTTATCAATAATAAATCGGATAATATTAATGGAATTGATACTTATGCTGCTTTTAAGGATAAACCTAGTGAGTTGGACGATTGGAATAGCAGAAGGACTTACGGGTCAATAACTCAATCTTCAACTAATAATACGAATTATAGCGCAAGAGGACAACTGAATTATTCGGATATTTTCAATTCGATTCACCGATTGCAGGTATTGGCCGGAGCAGAAATACGAGGTTCTAAAGCGAAGAATATTTATGAGAAACGTTACGGTTATGATCCTGTCACGGGAAATTCTTCTACCCCGGCTCCGGAAAAGACAGATGATCAGGTTGATTATAATAAGTTGGTGGATATGGCGAATTTGATTGACGGGCTTTCCGGACAGTCGATCGAAGAAACTCGTTTCGCATCGTTTTATGCTTCCGTGGATTATAGTTTGTATGATAAGTATATTGCTAGTCTCTCTTTCCGTACGGACGGGTCAAATAATTTCGGTAGTGACGAACAGTTTAATCCGACTTGGTCTTTAGGGTTGGCTTGGCACGTGGGGGATGAGCATTTCATGGAAAAACTTCGTCCTGTTCTTAGTCGTTTGAAATTGAGCGTGGCAATGGGATATACTGGAAACGTGAATAAAACGGAGAAGCCTGAGTTGATTATGTATTATTCTACCTCTTATCGGAAAACCGACTTGGAAAATCTTCGAATCGGTGAAGTTAGAAAGGCTCCTAATCCTCATTTACGTTGGGAGAAAACGCGGGATATGAAAGTTGCTTTGGATTTCGGACTTTTTAATAACCGGATTAATGGTTTGGTTGAGGCGTATTATCGTTTGAGTAAGGATCTTGTGACAAGTGTCGATGTCCCTTACGTGACTGGATTCCGGGGACAAGGTTATAATACCTCCCAGATTGAGAATAAAGGGATTGAAGCAACATTACAAGCGCTTGTCTTTAGGTATAGGGATTTTAAATTTAATGCCTCGGTAAATGTTGCTTGGAATAGTAATATATTGAAACGTTACACGTCACCGATATCTTATTCGGCCAATAATTTTGTTGGTTATCCTTTAGGTTCGATTTTTGCGGGTAAATCAACGGGAATAAATCCGGAGACCGGGTTATATAAATATAAGTTACGCCCGGATGCAGATATTTTGAAGCCGACAGATTTGAGTGATGTAAATAACTATATATACTACAAGGGGACATCAACGGCTCCGGTAACAGGAGGTTTTAATTTTAGTTTTTCATGGAAAACGCTCTCTTTGAGTGTCGGTGGCGCTTATTCGTTAGGAGGAAAGGTCGTAGACGAGATAACGTCGCCAGTGAGTTATAACACGATAAGCGTTACAGGAATGTCATCAGGAGAAAGGATTCCTACGAGTGAAAATGATTTGTACGTGAATCATCTGAATGTGAGGAAAGATGTGACTAATCGTTGGACAGAAGATAACAGAACTGGCGTGAAGTATCCCAGAATTATTGACACTTATGGCGAAAGACTTTATTATGACCAGATTTACCCGACATCCAGTACGATTACTCGGGCAACCATGCTGGAGAATGTATCTTTCTTGCGGGTGAAGAATATGTCGTTGTCTTATTCGTTGCCATCGAATGTGGTGAGTAAAATGGGGGTTTCTTCTTTGAGTTTTTCTTTTATCCTAACAAACTTGTTTACGATAACAAATTATTCAGGGTTAGATCCGGAAACTCCCGGGGCAACTTATCCTTTGGCACGTTCCTGTTCATTTGGACTTAGTTTAGGCTTTTAATTTGTGAGATTATGAAGAATTTGAAAAATATAAGTGTGCTTTTAATGGTATTTTTTGCATGTGTGTCCTGTAAAGAGTACTTGGATGTGAAGCCGAAAGGCGAGGTTATTCCTAAGACTGCAGAGGAGTTTGCAGCTTTGTTAAATAGCCATTTGAGCGAGATCGATGATGGTTATGATGAGGCCATACTGGGTAATGCTATGGAAAAATTGGAATTAGAGTGTTTTAGTGATAATGTAGAGAATAGTTTGACGAAGAATGTCACTGGAATGGGGGCTATTCCTAAATATGTGGGTGACCGCTTGAATTCATTTAAGTCTGAATATGAGAAGTTGTATGCACTAATAAAGAATTGTAATTTGGTGATACACGAAATGGAGGAGACTGATACGGAGATGGCAAAGGCATGTTATGCCACGGCATACACGTTGAGGGGTGTTGCCTATTACAATCTGATGCGTCTTTTTTGTGAACCTTATAACAAGCAAAAGGCTGGAGAACAACTGGGCCTTTCCATCGTGACACGTTTTGATATGGAAGCACGACCGAAGCGGTCAAGTTTGTTGGAGATCGTGTCGCTTATAGAAGAAGATTTGAAGAAAGGGATTTCTTATAATTCCAAATCGGAAATTTTTCGTTACACGGTAGACGTGGCAAAAGCTTATTTGGCTAGGCTGTATTTTTGGTCTCAAAATTGGGAGCAGGCTATTCCCGTGGCCAAAGAAATATTGGAGGCGTATCCCTTGGTAGAAGGGACAGAGTATGTTGATATGCTGTCGGCCCAACATGCACAAAAGGGTAATATCCTTTTACGTTCTTACGTGTTATCTCATACAAGCGGTGATCAAAATTATAATGGAGCCAAGGGGTATTTGGTCGTGAAGCCTGTAAGTAAAAGTTTTATCGATCTATTTGTTGAAAAAGAGCGAGATGTTCGGTATTCGTTTTTGTTCAATAATAAGCGAGAGGCAAAGAAGGTTCCATTGGCTTGTGTCAGGAGTGCTGAGATGTGCTTGATCGTGGCGGAGTCTTATGCTTATTTGAATCAAACAAAAGAGGCTCTTGAGTATTTGAATTTGCTAAGGTCAAAACGGATTTCGGATTATACTCCTTATGTGATGGGAAATTTACCTGCCGTGGATGAGCTCGCTTTGGTTCGGGTAAATGCGGAAGGAGGGGCTTTTACCCCATTATTGTGGGCGATACATTGTGAACGACGGAAAGAGCTGTTCATGGAAGGTGATCGCTGGTTCGACTTAAAACGGAACGGATGCCCGGAGTTTTGGATTGCCAAAGATGGACTTAAATACGAGACGAAGCAATTTATGTATACCGCGCCGATTCCTTCAAGGGATATTGATTTGATCCCGGGAATGATTCAAAATGAAGGTTATGTCAAGTAATGAAAAGGAGGTAAATATGAAAACAAGAATAATATTAATGGGTTTAGGGTTTGTTTTACTGTCTTTTTGTGGAGGGTGTGATAAACCGGATGATGTTCCGCCGCGTATTTTGACGGAAAGTCAAGATTACCAGCTGCCTAAAGCGAGGCCGTTGACTTTGGAAGAACGAGAAGAAATACGGTTGTTGAAAGAGGAGTATAATAATGCGATTCAAGGATTGTAATAGCTAAAGGTTTAAGTGAAATATGATGAAGAATATTATATCGATTATCTGCCTGCTGTTGTCGATGTGCTTTGTGGCA from Butyricimonas virosa encodes the following:
- a CDS encoding SusC/RagA family TonB-linked outer membrane protein, with amino-acid sequence MMVEKFFFRKFNKCCAFLMLLLFASGTLWAGHSPEKITMKVTNEKLVKVLEEIKKQSGYNFVYNEKFVKDLGGITVDVKEVSLDSVMKEVLEGTGLRYRIQDRIILLERAPQESSGQKFKVIRGNVKDEEGAPLPGVTVMIKGTTMGVSTDAAGNFVLDMPDGYQVLQFSFIGMETQEVKLGGTDTQVNVVLKMAVGQLDEVIVSTGYTQTTQKRTTGSVAVVGREVFENKVPTSIDQLLQGQVAGVSIVAKSGRPGESAKIRIRGTNTLTGDAEPLWVIDGVPLQRNIPSIEKGRIKAGDFNDIFANGIAGINPNDIENITILKDASAAAIYGSRAAGGVIVITTKRGKVGKMAVNYSANFSMVMKPQRDGDLMNSKQKLAWEQELWDEFSADGFTNGSYYPVVGIVGMLRANKLGKDGKVWTDEGFEPMSAAEQDAYIADLSKTTTNWFDELFRTAFSMNHYLSLSGGTDVATYYVSFGYSKDNGILKKVSYDRYSLSTKVKLNPHERVSVDLGVDFSQQKSDGSSLNVNPFQYAYFANPYEKPYNEDGSYRPDYTYYNLNQINGGREAILPANGYNIMREINETSSVADDYAANLMLSLNYIISSKFRFSGLVSYSFINNKSDNINGIDTYAAFKDKPSELDDWNSRRTYGSITQSSTNNTNYSARGQLNYSDIFNSIHRLQVLAGAEIRGSKAKNIYEKRYGYDPVTGNSSTPAPEKTDDQVDYNKLVDMANLIDGLSGQSIEETRFASFYASVDYSLYDKYIASLSFRTDGSNNFGSDEQFNPTWSLGLAWHVGDEHFMEKLRPVLSRLKLSVAMGYTGNVNKTEKPELIMYYSTSYRKTDLENLRIGEVRKAPNPHLRWEKTRDMKVALDFGLFNNRINGLVEAYYRLSKDLVTSVDVPYVTGFRGQGYNTSQIENKGIEATLQALVFRYRDFKFNASVNVAWNSNILKRYTSPISYSANNFVGYPLGSIFAGKSTGINPETGLYKYKLRPDADILKPTDLSDVNNYIYYKGTSTAPVTGGFNFSFSWKTLSLSVGGAYSLGGKVVDEITSPVSYNTISVTGMSSGERIPTSENDLYVNHLNVRKDVTNRWTEDNRTGVKYPRIIDTYGERLYYDQIYPTSSTITRATMLENVSFLRVKNMSLSYSLPSNVVSKMGVSSLSFSFILTNLFTITNYSGLDPETPGATYPLARSCSFGLSLGF
- a CDS encoding RagB/SusD family nutrient uptake outer membrane protein; protein product: MKNLKNISVLLMVFFACVSCKEYLDVKPKGEVIPKTAEEFAALLNSHLSEIDDGYDEAILGNAMEKLELECFSDNVENSLTKNVTGMGAIPKYVGDRLNSFKSEYEKLYALIKNCNLVIHEMEETDTEMAKACYATAYTLRGVAYYNLMRLFCEPYNKQKAGEQLGLSIVTRFDMEARPKRSSLLEIVSLIEEDLKKGISYNSKSEIFRYTVDVAKAYLARLYFWSQNWEQAIPVAKEILEAYPLVEGTEYVDMLSAQHAQKGNILLRSYVLSHTSGDQNYNGAKGYLVVKPVSKSFIDLFVEKERDVRYSFLFNNKREAKKVPLACVRSAEMCLIVAESYAYLNQTKEALEYLNLLRSKRISDYTPYVMGNLPAVDELALVRVNAEGGAFTPLLWAIHCERRKELFMEGDRWFDLKRNGCPEFWIAKDGLKYETKQFMYTAPIPSRDIDLIPGMIQNEGYVK